TCTCATCTGCCGACTATCTCGACATGCTTGATCTGCAAAAGGACATGCAGGTTCGAACCCATCTTGCGACCCGCAATTATGATGCCGTCCTGATGCCGACAGTGGCCATCGCGCCACCGGAGCTCAAGCCGATCCTGGCGTCCGACGAACTCTACGGGGAAACCAACCTCAAGATTCTGCGCAACACGGCAATCGGTAATATCCTCGGACGTCCAGCCATGACCATTCCCATCGGTATGCCTGATGGTGCGCCAGTCGGCTTGATGGTGATGGGGGAGCATGGTGGCGATGCGGTGGTGCTCGATCACGCGGAATCGATCGACTACGTCCTGCGGCAATAATTGTCAGGCAGATACGCGTCCGGAATCAGTAAGTCGAAATAATTCAATCGCTGAATTAAATCTTCGAGTTTCACTGATAGCACAATCACTTAACGGGGTTGAACGAGGATAATTGGTGTCTTAAACGAAAGGCGTATGGACGGAAAAGCCGGAATATTGGTTGTTGCAGTTGCGAAACAAAACTGCCTAAATTTCAATCACAGCCATAAAATTAGCCGTTTTCTGCGCTTTTTTCCGTTGATTGGATGCTTGCTTTGTTGCTAGGCAGCAATTCTGTGTGTCTCCTATATAACGGCAACTGATTTATCCACAAGATATATTCTAATACCAATTTGTCTGGTGATCAGCCGATCACGCAACTTTTCCGCGTCGAGTAGGCGAGATACGCAACAATTAAAATTTGCGATGCATTAAAGCATAATTATTGTCGAATACTCGTTGGCGAGATGTATTGGTTTGGTGCGCATGCGTGATCTGGCGATCTTAGGATGCACTTGCATGGATGACGCAACTTGGTTATCAGGACGCTGTCCAATAAGGAAAAATACCAGCATGGATGATCTGGACCGGCATTTGTTGTTGCTTTTGCAAAAAGATGGCCGGCGCGCTAGCGCTGACCTTGCAAAGGAAATCGGACTTTCGGTAAGCGCTACCAATGAACGTGTGCGTAAGCTGATTGATTCCGGAGCTGTCGCTGCCATTGAGGCAGTGCTCGACCCTGTGAAAAGCGGGTTTGGGGTGACAGCCTTCATTTTTGTCGATTTGGATTACTCGTTTGACGAAAACGAATTTGTATCCAGCGTTGCCAGTTTTGATGAAGTGCAGGAGATGCACCATGTCACCGGACAGCATTCCTACCTTTTAAAGGTGAGGACGCGAACCAACGATGACCTGAACCACTTCATCGTTAAGTCGCTCAAAACCCAACCGGGAGTGCGGGCGACAGAAACGCAGATTGCGCTGAATACAGCGAAGGAAACCAGAGTTTTGCCTCTATAGGGAAATGTCTTAGCCCCAGTGGTTTAAAGATGCGGCCCCTGTAGTGGCAAAGAAGAGCGTCAGAGAAGGATAGGCAACCTCGTCCCCCACACATGGTTGCCAATAACAATAATTCTCTGCCGTAGGGCCCCACGGCCCAAATACGCAGTCCGTTTGGCCTGCGGGCTGGTCGTCGTTGTCCCCCGCAGCGGCGACCAGCTGAGGGACGCCATCCCCACCCCCAGATGGTGTCTCATAAAATCAAGGTTTTACTAAAAAGGCAGCCATCAGGCTGCCTTTTCTCTTTTTGCGTGGGCTTGCGTGGTGTTGCAGTCAGGCAAGAAATGCTTTGAACGCATGGTAGGACGCCTTGGGCAGGCGCTCCAGCGTATCAAAGTCGACATGAATGATGCCGAACCGCTTGTCATAGCCCAGCGCCCATTCGAAATTGTCCATGAAGGACCAGACAAAATAGCCCGTCAAAGGCACGCCATCTTCGATCACTTCAAGCGCTGCCTTGAAGTGCATGTCGAGATAGGCGATCCGTTCCTGATCATCCACTTCGCCGTCAATCAGATGGTCGTCGTTGGCCATGCCATTCTCGGTAACCGTCAGCGGCAGCGCTCCGGTATGGGTTTCGCTGATCCAGCGTAGCAGTGTGCTGAGGCCTTGGGGATAGACTTCCCAGTTCATTTCTGTCTTTGGCAGGGGGCCCGGCTCGGAGGTGAAGTTCGGCAGCGTGCAGCCCTCACATGGTTCCTTTTCGACCACCAGATTGCGGGTGTAATAGTTGATGCCCAGCCAATCAAGTGGCGCATTGATCGCCGCCATGTCGTCCTGCCAGCCCGTGGGGAGATAAGGCTCCAGATACGTCACGACATCTTCTGGATAGGCGCCTTTGAACAGGCCGCCAAGGAACCAGCGGTTATAGATTCCTTCAGCAATTCGAGCCGCTTCGATCGAGCTTTCCTGATCATCAAAGGGCGTTGTATGCTCAAAATTGAGCACTATTCCGAGATTTTTCTGCTCCATTGACCGCAAAATCGCCACCGCTTTGGCGTGGGACAACAATACATGATGGGACGCACGGGTCGCTGCGCGAATGTCGCGCAGCCCTGGTGCATGGATCCCGTGATAGTGGCTGAGCCATGTGATGCACCAAGGTTCGTTGAACGTTGCGACGCTTTCGAGGCGATCCCCCATGCGTGTGATCATGATCTCGGCATAGTTGGCAAAATGGTCGGCAATATCCCGGTTCTGCCAGCCCCCAAGATCCGACAAGGCGCTGGGTAACTCCCAATGATAAAGGGTGAGGTGGGGTTCGATATTGCGCTCCAGCAATCCATCCACGAGGCGATCATAAAAATCGAGGCCTTCTGCATTCACTGCGCCTTTGCCCTCAGGCATCACCCGCGCCCATGAGCTGGAAAAACGATAGGAATCAATGCCTAGGTCGCGCATCAAGTCGAGGTCACCCTGCCATTTGTGATAATGATCGCAGGCAATGGATCCATTCTCGAAATTGACCACATTGCCGGGACTGGTGGCAAAAGTGTCCCAATGGGAGCTGCCGGCGCCGCCAAATTTGCTGCCCTCGATCTGATAAGCCGAGGTCGACGTGCCGAACTTAAAGTCATCGGGAAAATCAGAGCGTGAAAGAGAAAAGGACGTTTGTCGTGTCAGTGCTGGCATTGGGTGCCTCATCGCATGTGATTGGATAGAGTTCGAGATTTGAAGGATCAGACGCCTCAGGTCCAGTCGACAGACTAATCGCCTAGATAGGGGCCGGTAGACCGACCAACCACGAGATCTGTCTCCCAGAGTTCTTGGGTGAGGGGTTGATCCGGATTGTTGATCCGGTCGAGCAGGATTTCCGCCAACCGCTTGCCAGCTTCCAAAATGGAGGAGCGAACAGCAGTGAATAGTGGCACACCTGAATGCTGCAAGAAGGAAAGCTGGTCATCAAAAGTCAGGATGGACAGATCACGCCCGATTTGCAGTCCCATTTCCTGTGCAGCACGCACCACCCCTAGGGCCGTCAAGACCGATGATGTGAGGATAGCGCTCGGTGCTTCATCGCGTTCCAGCAATGTGCGGGTAACCGAGTAGCCATAGGGTTCGATCATGTCGGAGGAGAAAATGAGTGCCGGATCAGGCTCGAGTCCATGCTCTCGCAGGGCTGCCTCATAGCCGATCTTGCGGCGATAGGCGAAATCCATTTCTTCCAGACCATTCAGCAGGGCGATGCGCGTGTGACCCAAATCGAGCAGGAAGTTGGTTGCCCGCTTGAAGGAACTGCGATTGTTGACATCGAGCCAGCAATATCGATCCTTGCTGACTTCGGTTCGTCCATGAACGACGAACGGCACCTTGAGGCTTTCCAGAAGATCAATGCGCGGGTCTTCCTTGAAAGGGCCGTGGACGATAAAGCCATCCACCCGACCTGAGCGCGTCAACTCGCGATAGACGCTTTCCTGTTCCGTATCCGGCACCACCGAGATGACCATGTCATAGCCGTTGCGCGAATAGGTCTCGCCAGCCCCGGCGATGAAATCGGAAAAGTGCGGGTTGATCATCGAATGTTGCGCATTTTGCGGCACAACATGGGCAACCGAACTCGCACGCCCCATGGCCAGTCGTTTGGCGGAAGAGGAGGGGTGGTAATTGTGTTTCTGCGCAGCTTCCAGAACCCGCAGTCGAGTCTTCTCGCCGACTTCCGGATAACCATTAAGGGCGCGGCTGACCGTCGTTTGGGACAGATTCAGAATGCTGGACAATTCTTTCAAATTCACGGCTGCGACCTCACAAAAGATGCGCACAGGCAAGGGCTTATGCAGGCCAAAAGATTTGGCCTGCTTCTGCTTTTCTGGCTCGGTGGGCGATAGGAAACCGTTTGCACAGCTATCCAAAGCCCTATCAAAAGTGATCTCTATCTTACACATAGTTTGGAAATTTCTGCAATACCGATTGCGCGGGGCTTTGATGCTGCATTTGCGAAATATGACAGTTTGGAACGATTGAAATCTGATTTTTCTCAAGAAGATTGCTGATTTTTGCCAAAAACTGCCTTGACTCTGCCAATCATCCAAAGCATGCTCAAAGCAATCCAAAGCGGTTTGAAAATCGCTTATCCATCAGAATAATTGTTGATCAACAAATGCCTTTGGGAGGTTTTGCGAAATGTTGAAGACACTAATGATGGGCGTTGCTGTTGCTGCTCTTGCTGCGGGTAGTGCGCAAGCCATGGATCATCTGAAATTCAAGCCGGGCGAAGATGCACGCTTGAATTGGGCGTCTTATGAAGCGCTCAAG
This genomic stretch from Cohaesibacter intestini harbors:
- a CDS encoding GH1 family beta-glucosidase; this translates as MPALTRQTSFSLSRSDFPDDFKFGTSTSAYQIEGSKFGGAGSSHWDTFATSPGNVVNFENGSIACDHYHKWQGDLDLMRDLGIDSYRFSSSWARVMPEGKGAVNAEGLDFYDRLVDGLLERNIEPHLTLYHWELPSALSDLGGWQNRDIADHFANYAEIMITRMGDRLESVATFNEPWCITWLSHYHGIHAPGLRDIRAATRASHHVLLSHAKAVAILRSMEQKNLGIVLNFEHTTPFDDQESSIEAARIAEGIYNRWFLGGLFKGAYPEDVVTYLEPYLPTGWQDDMAAINAPLDWLGINYYTRNLVVEKEPCEGCTLPNFTSEPGPLPKTEMNWEVYPQGLSTLLRWISETHTGALPLTVTENGMANDDHLIDGEVDDQERIAYLDMHFKAALEVIEDGVPLTGYFVWSFMDNFEWALGYDKRFGIIHVDFDTLERLPKASYHAFKAFLA
- a CDS encoding LacI family DNA-binding transcriptional regulator, with product MNLKELSSILNLSQTTVSRALNGYPEVGEKTRLRVLEAAQKHNYHPSSSAKRLAMGRASSVAHVVPQNAQHSMINPHFSDFIAGAGETYSRNGYDMVISVVPDTEQESVYRELTRSGRVDGFIVHGPFKEDPRIDLLESLKVPFVVHGRTEVSKDRYCWLDVNNRSSFKRATNFLLDLGHTRIALLNGLEEMDFAYRRKIGYEAALREHGLEPDPALIFSSDMIEPYGYSVTRTLLERDEAPSAILTSSVLTALGVVRAAQEMGLQIGRDLSILTFDDQLSFLQHSGVPLFTAVRSSILEAGKRLAEILLDRINNPDQPLTQELWETDLVVGRSTGPYLGD
- a CDS encoding Lrp/AsnC family transcriptional regulator, which produces MDDLDRHLLLLLQKDGRRASADLAKEIGLSVSATNERVRKLIDSGAVAAIEAVLDPVKSGFGVTAFIFVDLDYSFDENEFVSSVASFDEVQEMHHVTGQHSYLLKVRTRTNDDLNHFIVKSLKTQPGVRATETQIALNTAKETRVLPL